The following coding sequences lie in one Vibrio sp. ED004 genomic window:
- the glgC gene encoding glucose-1-phosphate adenylyltransferase, with protein MQDTLTIVLAGGVGSRLSPLTDNRAKPAVPFGGKYRIIDFTLANCLHSGLRQILVLTQYKSHSLQKHLRDGWSVLNPELGEYITNVPPQMRTGDSWYSGTADAIYQNLYLLSRSEAKHVVVLSGDHIYRMDYAPMLKQHKQNEADLTVACMEVSIDEAKEFGVMEIDESLQINNFTEKPRYPACVPGRPTRSMASMGIYIFDKEVLTQALLADAEDPDSSHDFGKDIIPKLVGNNSVYAYKFGDEEGRVTQDAYWRDVGTIDSYYQSNMDLLKPASPIDLYQPDWAIRTYDPQLPPARTIASVEGNQGIFINSMIANGVVIEGGSAQNSIFFPKVKVSNAAIVIDSILFEDVEIGRNCHIQNCIIDKNVKIPDGTQIGIDSLADAKRFHISKQGVIVVPSSYQFEE; from the coding sequence ATGCAAGACACTCTAACAATCGTTCTGGCCGGCGGTGTTGGCTCTCGGCTTTCTCCCCTCACCGATAACCGCGCAAAACCTGCGGTACCCTTTGGTGGCAAATATCGAATCATCGATTTCACACTCGCGAACTGCCTGCACTCCGGACTTCGCCAAATTCTGGTACTGACTCAGTACAAGTCTCACTCTTTGCAAAAACACTTACGTGATGGTTGGTCGGTGCTTAACCCCGAGCTCGGCGAATACATCACCAATGTTCCCCCGCAAATGCGCACAGGTGACAGCTGGTATAGCGGCACTGCCGATGCGATTTATCAAAACTTGTATTTGCTGTCGCGTAGTGAAGCCAAGCATGTAGTAGTCTTATCCGGCGACCATATCTATCGCATGGATTACGCACCAATGCTCAAGCAACATAAGCAGAATGAAGCTGACTTGACGGTCGCCTGTATGGAAGTGTCAATTGATGAGGCCAAAGAGTTTGGTGTGATGGAGATAGACGAATCTCTGCAAATCAATAACTTTACCGAGAAGCCACGCTACCCCGCGTGCGTACCCGGCAGACCGACCCGAAGCATGGCTTCAATGGGAATTTACATCTTTGATAAAGAAGTACTGACACAGGCATTATTGGCAGACGCAGAAGATCCAGACTCAAGCCACGATTTCGGTAAAGACATCATTCCGAAGTTAGTCGGCAACAACAGCGTTTACGCGTATAAGTTTGGTGACGAAGAAGGACGCGTAACCCAAGACGCATACTGGAGAGATGTAGGTACAATCGACTCTTATTACCAATCGAATATGGACTTGTTGAAACCAGCCTCACCTATCGATTTGTACCAACCGGATTGGGCAATTCGCACCTATGATCCGCAACTGCCGCCCGCACGAACTATTGCTTCGGTCGAAGGTAACCAAGGGATTTTTATCAACTCGATGATCGCGAATGGCGTGGTGATTGAAGGTGGTTCAGCGCAAAACTCTATCTTCTTCCCTAAGGTAAAAGTCAGCAATGCCGCGATTGTGATTGATAGTATTCTGTTTGAAGACGTCGAGATCGGGCGAAACTGTCACATTCAAAACTGCATCATCGATAAGAACGTTAAAATACCGGATGGAACACAAATCGGCATAGATAGCCTTGCCGATGCCAAGCGCTTCCACATATCGAAACAAGGCGTAATAGTGGTGCCCTCTTCTTATCAGTTTGAAGAGTGA
- a CDS encoding Na+/H+ antiporter NhaC family protein, with protein sequence MTSTVSTSVPTSPAGNTSSTGNTASIEKEVNHPFLSLVIMVIVAAIATYFIPAGEFERVVMNGRTVIDPDSYTLLASNPTTLASFFESFFKGFKSASGVMGVVVFVGGAFGIIKHMGLLDASVVALTTKLKKQGLYVIAPVIMTAIFFNVTFTGMRELDVIFISLMIPICIKLGYDAITALGVVLLASCAGFAAALANPFFTGIAHTIAELPMYSGMWYRFIVGMFMLLTGAWYVLSYARKVKQDPTKGLLHGTGYHYESNVEAKTLTTREKFAGIAFLGVFAYMIFGTLTMGFGFTEIAGAFVAMAIIPGLVAGLSPNKICEYWTKGVSDVLVAVLIIFFARSVLTIMEDAKIVDSIIYYLAQIISGSSKLVAAAGIYFSQAAINLFIPSGSGQAVITMPIIIPLADIGKVTRQVAALASQLGDGISNYIYPTNGGLLAVLAIAKVPYTKWVRFFLPLFLFWSVGALVSVVIAQMIELGPF encoded by the coding sequence ATGACGTCTACGGTATCTACGTCCGTACCTACATCTCCAGCTGGCAATACATCTTCAACTGGTAATACAGCTTCGATAGAGAAAGAAGTAAACCACCCGTTTCTTTCTTTGGTCATCATGGTAATTGTTGCAGCAATCGCAACCTACTTTATCCCTGCTGGTGAATTTGAACGAGTGGTCATGAATGGTCGCACGGTTATCGACCCAGACAGCTACACACTGTTAGCGAGCAATCCAACAACATTAGCCTCTTTTTTCGAATCATTTTTTAAAGGCTTCAAATCCGCTTCTGGCGTGATGGGTGTTGTGGTATTTGTTGGTGGTGCTTTCGGTATTATCAAACACATGGGTCTGCTAGACGCATCGGTTGTTGCGCTCACCACTAAGCTTAAGAAACAAGGCTTGTACGTGATTGCGCCTGTGATCATGACGGCGATCTTCTTCAACGTAACCTTCACTGGTATGCGTGAGCTTGATGTTATTTTTATCTCGCTGATGATCCCTATCTGTATCAAGCTTGGCTACGATGCGATCACGGCTCTTGGTGTTGTCCTACTCGCGAGTTGTGCAGGTTTTGCGGCCGCATTGGCAAACCCATTCTTCACGGGTATTGCACACACTATTGCTGAACTCCCTATGTATTCGGGCATGTGGTATCGCTTTATTGTTGGCATGTTCATGCTTTTGACGGGCGCTTGGTATGTGTTGAGTTATGCACGCAAAGTAAAGCAAGACCCAACCAAAGGCTTGTTACACGGCACGGGTTACCACTACGAATCAAATGTTGAAGCGAAAACACTGACCACGCGTGAAAAGTTCGCAGGTATCGCATTCTTAGGTGTGTTCGCATACATGATCTTCGGTACCCTGACGATGGGCTTTGGCTTTACCGAGATTGCGGGTGCATTTGTGGCGATGGCGATCATTCCAGGTTTGGTGGCGGGTTTGTCTCCCAACAAGATTTGTGAATATTGGACCAAAGGTGTCAGCGATGTATTGGTTGCTGTGTTGATCATCTTCTTTGCGCGCTCAGTGTTGACCATTATGGAAGACGCGAAGATTGTCGACTCAATCATCTACTATCTTGCGCAGATCATTTCAGGCAGTTCTAAACTTGTAGCCGCGGCGGGTATCTATTTCTCACAAGCTGCGATTAATCTGTTTATTCCGTCGGGCAGTGGTCAAGCGGTTATCACCATGCCAATCATCATTCCTTTGGCGGACATTGGTAAAGTAACTCGTCAAGTTGCGGCGTTGGCTTCTCAATTGGGCGATGGTATCTCTAACTACATTTACCCAACCAATGGCGGCTTGCTTGCTGTACTGGCGATTGCAAAAGTGCCTTACACCAAGTGGGTTCGCTTCTTCTTACCGTTATTCTTGTTCTGGTCAGTGGGTGCGTTGGTTTCGGTTGTGATCGCTCAAATGATTGAGTTGGGTCCATTCTAA
- the raiA gene encoding ribosome-associated translation inhibitor RaiA, whose amino-acid sequence MKINVQTHHVSINDDSRKDIEGKFEKISNHFPSLISCDIIITKEHGQHQVEVFTNYEGVRVNAKATDDVMYPAIASAIKKLEAGLSNRKGQLKADLHEKPTSTKPEIASDIIQEMKLV is encoded by the coding sequence ATGAAAATAAACGTTCAAACACATCACGTATCAATTAACGACGACTCACGTAAAGACATCGAAGGTAAATTCGAAAAGATATCTAACCATTTTCCATCACTGATTAGCTGCGACATCATCATTACAAAAGAACATGGTCAACATCAGGTTGAAGTGTTCACCAACTACGAAGGTGTACGTGTAAACGCAAAAGCTACAGATGACGTTATGTATCCGGCTATCGCATCAGCGATTAAGAAGCTAGAAGCAGGCCTAAGTAACCGTAAGGGACAATTAAAAGCAGACCTACACGAGAAACCAACAAGTACCAAGCCAGAGATTGCTTCGGACATCATCCAAGAGATGAAATTGGTATAA
- a CDS encoding DUF3012 domain-containing protein, producing the protein MKKVALILFLATQLMACTEVGSEAWCADMKEKPKGDWTANEAGDFAKHCIF; encoded by the coding sequence ATGAAGAAAGTCGCGTTGATCCTTTTCCTAGCCACTCAATTAATGGCTTGTACTGAGGTTGGTAGTGAAGCTTGGTGTGCGGATATGAAAGAAAAGCCTAAAGGTGACTGGACGGCGAATGAAGCAGGTGATTTTGCTAAGCACTGTATTTTCTAA
- the phnE gene encoding phosphonate ABC transporter, permease protein PhnE produces the protein MTTASIDREWQRFTPNERVARFAVYLSLVCAIVWSWQTVEVIPEFLYDAPAQFADMFERMVPMDYGFYPESIHAAMIETLHIATLGTLFTLVFAIPLALLNAPNITPNKALNWIAQFFLVSSRSVNSLVWALLFIALFGPGVLAGIMAIAIRSIGFVGKLLAEAIAEVNMGPIEALRATGASWMSILLKGYWPQVMPAFYSIVLFRWDINVRESAVLGLVGAGGIGVVLNDAQNLFEWQKVSMVLVSIFAVVIVAEAVVIHIRNKLI, from the coding sequence ATGACAACAGCATCTATCGATAGAGAGTGGCAGCGCTTTACACCCAACGAGCGTGTGGCTCGATTCGCTGTTTACCTTAGCCTTGTATGCGCCATCGTGTGGTCTTGGCAGACGGTAGAAGTGATTCCTGAGTTCCTTTATGACGCGCCTGCTCAGTTTGCAGATATGTTCGAGCGAATGGTGCCAATGGACTACGGCTTCTATCCAGAATCGATTCACGCTGCGATGATTGAAACCTTACACATCGCGACATTAGGCACACTGTTTACTTTGGTGTTTGCGATTCCTTTGGCGTTGTTGAACGCACCAAACATTACACCGAATAAAGCGTTGAACTGGATCGCTCAATTCTTCCTCGTGTCTTCACGTTCAGTGAACTCGCTAGTTTGGGCGTTACTGTTTATCGCACTGTTTGGCCCCGGTGTTCTCGCAGGCATTATGGCAATTGCAATTCGCAGTATCGGCTTTGTAGGGAAGCTGTTAGCGGAAGCCATTGCCGAAGTGAACATGGGGCCTATCGAAGCTTTACGTGCAACGGGAGCTTCGTGGATGAGTATCTTACTGAAAGGGTATTGGCCACAAGTGATGCCAGCGTTCTACTCAATCGTGTTATTCCGTTGGGACATCAACGTGCGTGAATCTGCGGTATTGGGCTTGGTTGGCGCTGGTGGTATTGGCGTGGTGCTAAATGATGCGCAAAACCTTTTTGAATGGCAAAAGGTTTCGATGGTATTAGTGAGTATTTTTGCGGTGGTTATCGTTGCTGAAGCGGTGGTTATCCATATCCGTAACAAACTGATCTAA
- the phnE gene encoding phosphonate ABC transporter, permease protein PhnE encodes MAGLNPSSSPSVSSHTSPANHENPFKVSWMNRAIIVGIIAYLFYSFSTLGLTFDRLIIGFGESERLLSRMFPPDFSRTSLLLSGLAESLQIAIISSFFGIVISLFLGLLAARNMMPSIVSTPIRGFIALCRSFHPVIIAILFVKAVGFGALAGILTLVFASIGFIAKLFAEAIEEISFKPVEAIKATGASFTSVILYAVMPQVFTRFIGFASYQLDSNLRNSTMVGIVGAGGLGGTLFSAFQRFDYDFVAAILITIIALILVGEFLSNIVRRIF; translated from the coding sequence ATGGCTGGACTAAACCCAAGCTCATCGCCAAGCGTTTCATCACACACATCGCCAGCGAACCATGAAAATCCATTTAAGGTGTCATGGATGAATCGAGCGATCATCGTTGGCATTATTGCTTACCTGTTCTACAGCTTTTCGACATTAGGGCTGACGTTTGATCGTTTGATCATCGGTTTTGGTGAAAGTGAGCGATTACTCTCTCGAATGTTTCCGCCTGATTTCTCGCGTACCAGTTTACTGTTGAGTGGGTTAGCGGAAAGCTTACAGATCGCGATCATCTCAAGCTTCTTCGGCATCGTTATCTCACTATTTTTAGGCTTGCTTGCCGCGAGAAACATGATGCCGTCAATCGTATCAACGCCAATTCGTGGCTTTATTGCCTTGTGCCGTTCTTTTCACCCGGTGATTATCGCCATCTTGTTTGTGAAAGCGGTGGGCTTTGGTGCGCTAGCAGGAATTTTGACCTTGGTGTTTGCATCGATTGGCTTTATCGCCAAGTTGTTTGCAGAAGCAATTGAGGAGATCTCCTTTAAACCGGTTGAAGCAATTAAAGCGACAGGCGCTAGTTTTACTAGTGTGATTTTGTATGCCGTTATGCCACAGGTTTTCACGCGCTTTATCGGCTTTGCAAGCTACCAGTTGGATTCCAATCTTCGCAACTCAACCATGGTGGGCATCGTAGGTGCGGGCGGCCTTGGCGGGACACTTTTCTCTGCCTTCCAACGTTTTGATTACGACTTCGTCGCCGCTATTTTGATCACCATTATTGCACTGATTCTTGTCGGTGAATTTCTTTCCAACATTGTTAGGAGAATCTTCTAA
- the phnC gene encoding phosphonate ABC transporter ATP-binding protein translates to MAVASYDGIKINNLFHEYVAGKPILKGINIDIDEPGIIAIIGPSGTGKSTLLRCINRLNDPSQGEIIFDGADLTQLKGQALRKQRRHIGMVFQEYNLVERLTVIENVLSGRLGYMTAWNAWRRNYSAQDLAKAFELLEFVGLQDFANQRADSLSGGQRQRVGIARAVMQDPYILLADEPTSSLDPKTAVEIMELMETFAEQKNIPVLVNIHDVNLAKRYAKRIIGMCNGKVHYDGSPEGISEEDLKIIYGGESWLD, encoded by the coding sequence ATGGCCGTAGCAAGCTATGACGGAATAAAGATCAACAACCTATTTCATGAATATGTGGCAGGCAAGCCAATCCTTAAAGGCATTAATATTGATATCGATGAGCCTGGCATCATCGCGATTATCGGACCATCAGGTACGGGTAAAAGTACACTTCTGCGTTGTATCAATCGCCTTAATGACCCAAGCCAAGGGGAGATTATCTTTGATGGTGCCGACCTGACTCAACTAAAAGGCCAAGCACTTCGTAAACAGCGCCGTCATATCGGCATGGTCTTTCAAGAGTACAACTTGGTAGAGCGTTTAACGGTTATCGAAAACGTGTTGAGTGGTCGCTTAGGCTATATGACCGCTTGGAATGCGTGGCGTCGTAATTATTCAGCGCAAGACCTAGCAAAGGCGTTTGAGCTACTGGAGTTTGTTGGCTTACAAGACTTTGCAAACCAACGTGCCGACAGCTTATCTGGCGGTCAAAGGCAGCGTGTTGGTATTGCTCGTGCAGTAATGCAAGACCCTTATATCTTATTGGCGGATGAGCCAACCTCATCACTTGACCCGAAAACCGCGGTTGAGATCATGGAGTTGATGGAAACCTTCGCTGAGCAGAAAAATATCCCAGTATTGGTGAATATCCACGATGTGAACCTAGCCAAGCGTTATGCTAAACGCATCATCGGTATGTGTAATGGCAAGGTGCATTACGATGGCAGTCCTGAAGGCATTTCAGAGGAAGACCTGAAAATCATTTATGGGGGTGAGTCATGGCTGGACTAA
- the phnD gene encoding phosphate/phosphite/phosphonate ABC transporter substrate-binding protein — protein sequence MKISVKGLLIASSLLLPSMAMASDCSSRGVLDDRYCDENQDLVADSPKNPDEWNDPSTLVFTYTPVEDPALYKDAFADFQAHLSKITGKRVIYYTVHSNSAQVEAMRSGRLHVAGFSTGPTGYAVNLAGYVPIAVKGDESGFQGYNLITIVRKDSGINTMADLKGKKVAHTSASSNSGNLAPRALFPAKGLVPDEDYKVLYSGKHDQSILGVFNGDYDAAPVASDVYDRMVAAGRVDDSELKIIYRSPRFPTSAFGYAYNLKPELVEKINEAFFSYRFTPEMSASFKGADRFSPISYKEEWDVIRDIAHATGTAYTKAGLKKLAEKDAAKRAKKKAAELAKQANNG from the coding sequence ATGAAAATCAGTGTTAAAGGACTGTTAATCGCTAGCTCATTACTACTTCCTTCAATGGCTATGGCAAGCGACTGCTCTAGCCGTGGTGTGTTAGACGATCGATACTGTGATGAAAACCAAGACTTGGTGGCAGATTCACCAAAGAATCCAGATGAGTGGAATGACCCAAGTACGCTTGTGTTCACCTACACACCAGTAGAGGACCCTGCGCTGTACAAAGATGCGTTTGCCGACTTCCAAGCTCACCTAAGTAAAATCACAGGTAAGCGAGTGATCTACTACACGGTGCACTCGAACTCTGCACAAGTAGAAGCGATGCGTTCTGGTCGTTTACACGTTGCTGGTTTCTCTACGGGCCCAACTGGCTACGCGGTTAACCTAGCGGGTTACGTTCCAATTGCAGTAAAAGGCGATGAGTCTGGTTTCCAAGGCTACAATCTGATCACCATTGTGCGCAAAGACAGCGGCATCAACACCATGGCTGATCTAAAAGGCAAAAAGGTTGCACACACTTCTGCATCATCAAACTCTGGCAACCTAGCTCCTCGTGCGTTATTCCCAGCTAAAGGGTTAGTACCAGATGAAGACTACAAAGTGCTTTACTCAGGTAAACATGACCAATCGATTCTAGGTGTCTTCAACGGAGACTATGATGCAGCACCTGTGGCATCTGATGTGTACGACCGTATGGTGGCAGCAGGCCGTGTTGATGATTCTGAGCTTAAGATTATCTACCGCAGCCCTCGCTTCCCAACGTCTGCTTTCGGTTACGCTTACAACCTAAAACCAGAGCTAGTTGAGAAGATCAACGAAGCTTTCTTCAGCTACCGCTTCACACCAGAGATGAGTGCATCATTCAAAGGTGCAGACCGTTTCTCGCCAATCAGCTACAAAGAAGAGTGGGACGTGATTCGTGATATCGCCCACGCGACGGGCACGGCTTACACCAAAGCAGGTTTGAAAAAACTGGCTGAAAAAGACGCCGCTAAACGTGCAAAGAAAAAAGCCGCTGAGTTAGCGAAACAAGCAAACAACGGCTAA
- a CDS encoding glycerophosphodiester phosphodiesterase family protein — MKQILKGSIALILGVSSMTAWAATESANLGPRPLFLVNNMDESPLKTKLLSCSEGPFHRSDFSIGHRGAAMQFPEHTKESYLAAIQMGAGVVECDVTFTKDKELVCRHSQSDLHTTTDVLAHPELAKKCSVPFKPANPATGEDAQVECRTSDFTLAEFKTLKGKMDGANSKATTVEEYMNGTPGWRTDLYSQSGTLMTHAESAALFKEHGVKVTPELKSAAVEMPFNGFSQEMYAQKLVDELKEAGFEPSETYLQSFNLDDVKYWIKETPKFGKQAVYLDDRVYEQADFVASVENMKELHDAGVNIIAPPLFALVDLDENNELVASNYAKLAKGADLDIIAWTLERSGPLAQGGGWYYKSVKDGINNDGDMMKMLDVLAQDVGVMGVFSDWPATVTYYANCMDSDA, encoded by the coding sequence ATGAAGCAAATACTGAAAGGTTCGATTGCTCTGATACTCGGCGTTAGCTCAATGACGGCATGGGCAGCTACAGAGTCAGCAAACCTAGGACCTCGTCCCCTCTTTTTAGTTAACAATATGGATGAGAGCCCTTTGAAAACCAAGCTGCTGAGTTGTAGCGAAGGGCCTTTTCATCGTAGCGATTTTTCTATTGGGCATCGCGGAGCTGCAATGCAGTTTCCCGAGCACACCAAAGAATCTTACTTAGCGGCGATTCAGATGGGAGCCGGTGTCGTAGAGTGTGATGTTACTTTTACTAAAGATAAGGAATTGGTGTGTCGACATTCTCAAAGTGACCTGCACACCACAACCGATGTGTTGGCGCATCCCGAACTTGCTAAGAAGTGTTCAGTTCCATTTAAACCAGCGAACCCAGCAACAGGTGAAGACGCTCAGGTTGAGTGTCGTACTTCCGATTTCACGCTGGCGGAGTTTAAGACGTTAAAAGGCAAAATGGACGGTGCGAATTCGAAAGCAACCACAGTCGAAGAGTACATGAACGGCACTCCGGGTTGGAGAACGGATCTATACAGCCAGAGCGGTACGCTGATGACACACGCAGAAAGTGCGGCGCTGTTTAAAGAGCATGGTGTGAAAGTGACTCCTGAATTGAAATCGGCAGCGGTTGAAATGCCTTTCAATGGCTTCAGCCAAGAAATGTACGCGCAAAAACTGGTGGATGAACTGAAAGAGGCAGGTTTTGAGCCTTCAGAGACTTACCTACAGTCATTCAACCTGGATGATGTGAAGTATTGGATCAAAGAAACACCGAAGTTCGGAAAACAAGCCGTTTATCTTGATGACCGTGTTTACGAGCAAGCGGACTTTGTCGCTTCTGTTGAGAACATGAAAGAGCTGCACGATGCGGGTGTAAACATCATCGCGCCGCCTCTGTTTGCTCTGGTTGATCTAGATGAGAATAACGAACTGGTTGCGTCTAATTACGCCAAGCTTGCTAAAGGTGCAGACCTCGACATTATTGCATGGACTCTGGAACGTTCAGGCCCACTAGCGCAAGGCGGCGGTTGGTACTACAAGAGCGTGAAAGATGGCATCAACAATGATGGCGACATGATGAAAATGCTCGATGTGTTGGCACAAGATGTAGGTGTGATGGGCGTATTCAGTGACTGGCCAGCAACGGTCACTTACTACGCAAACTGCATGGACAGCGACGCCTAA
- a CDS encoding sigma-54 dependent transcriptional regulator, with product MTSEKHIVLIDDETDVVEAVSEMLELEGFRVTSFTDPNLGLKSLKANCQSVVLCDVRMPQVDGLTLLSSIQHRAANVPVLLMSGHGDIPMAIEAMKLGAFDFLEKPLNASELVEKLDLALAQCQQNSPATLDDDQDTELPIESVVIGQSQAMDTIRKQVLALSHTGVDTIINGETGTGKEVIARALHQFSRRKAKAFVAINCGGMTESIIESELFGHEAGSFTSANKKRIGKIEQANGGTLFLDEIESMPIAVQIKLLRVIQERVIERVGGNELIPVDIVVVAASKADLASLSESGEFRADLFYRLNIASLNLPALRQRKEDIQVLFRHFVIQASHKYKTRPSTIYPEQIQQLCRHEWPGNVRELRNVADRFVLGIVGDGFDLQSPICESTEEDFAFEKQMEQYERNVLTEALIESSGNINEVSSKLNLPRKTLYRKMKKHQLDKESFKA from the coding sequence ATGACTTCAGAAAAACACATAGTTCTTATCGACGATGAAACCGACGTTGTTGAAGCCGTGAGCGAAATGTTGGAACTCGAGGGTTTTCGTGTCACTAGCTTTACCGACCCAAACCTTGGCCTGAAGTCCCTCAAAGCGAACTGTCAGTCTGTGGTGTTGTGTGATGTTCGGATGCCACAAGTCGACGGGCTTACGTTGTTGAGCTCAATCCAACATCGCGCAGCCAATGTTCCTGTATTACTGATGAGCGGGCATGGTGATATTCCGATGGCAATCGAGGCGATGAAGTTGGGTGCGTTCGACTTTCTGGAGAAACCCCTCAATGCCAGTGAGCTGGTGGAAAAGCTCGATTTGGCGTTGGCACAGTGTCAGCAAAACAGCCCTGCAACGTTGGACGACGATCAGGATACAGAACTACCGATTGAATCTGTGGTTATCGGTCAATCCCAAGCGATGGACACCATACGTAAACAAGTGCTTGCGCTCTCTCATACTGGCGTCGACACCATCATTAACGGCGAAACAGGAACGGGCAAAGAGGTGATTGCTCGCGCCTTGCATCAGTTTAGTCGTCGTAAGGCAAAGGCGTTTGTCGCAATAAACTGTGGTGGCATGACAGAGAGCATTATTGAGAGTGAGCTGTTTGGTCATGAAGCGGGCTCGTTTACCAGTGCCAATAAGAAACGCATCGGAAAAATAGAACAAGCCAATGGCGGGACTCTGTTTCTTGATGAAATTGAAAGCATGCCGATTGCAGTGCAGATTAAGTTGCTACGCGTGATTCAAGAACGAGTGATCGAGCGTGTTGGCGGCAATGAATTGATACCTGTCGATATTGTGGTGGTTGCCGCGAGTAAAGCTGACCTCGCAAGCCTCAGTGAATCTGGAGAATTCAGAGCCGATCTCTTCTATCGCCTGAATATTGCGAGCTTAAACCTTCCGGCACTGCGCCAACGCAAAGAGGACATTCAGGTGTTGTTCCGCCACTTTGTGATTCAAGCAAGCCACAAGTACAAGACGCGTCCATCGACGATTTATCCCGAACAGATACAGCAGCTGTGTCGACATGAATGGCCAGGAAACGTGCGTGAGTTACGTAACGTTGCCGACCGATTTGTGCTCGGTATTGTCGGCGATGGCTTTGATCTTCAATCGCCGATTTGTGAATCGACTGAGGAAGATTTTGCCTTTGAAAAGCAGATGGAGCAGTACGAGAGAAATGTATTAACCGAAGCCTTGATAGAGAGCTCAGGCAATATCAATGAGGTATCAAGCAAGCTGAATCTGCCCCGAAAAACGCTTTATCGAAAAATGAAGAAACACCAGTTGGATAAAGAGAGTTTTAAAGCTTAA